TGGTAGGCTGTAGACTGATTTTTTAAGTTCTTACCGCTTTCAACCATTGCGCCAAACGTATTTCCACTTAATTTTGCAAAAAGTTTTGATACGGCAACGACCGCTTTGGTTAGATAACCGATAAAGCTTCTTAATGCTGGAATAACAAAATCATATATCGGTGCGAACGCCACCCAAAATGCTGCTTTTAGTTGGTTAACAGAATTTCTGAATTTGTCATCTGACATAATTGCATTTTTTATTGCCGCGGTAACACTTCTAAGTGCTTTTATAATTAACGAAAATACTACCACCCGTTTTGCTATTCCGAGTAATCTTTTTCCCAGCCTATCAAACCCGCTTGTCAAAACAGCTATGGGTCTATTCGGTTTTTTTGCAGCATTTTCAAGCTTTTGCCCCGCAATATTTGCTTTAGTAGATAAATCATTAAGTTTGTTGTTGGCAGATAATAATGTATCGTTTGTTTTCTTAATTTCGGCCTGCGTTGCTGTACCTACTGCGTTTTTTAACGCTTTCCCCATACCATTGGCTTTTTCTTTCGTCGCCGTAAGTTTTGGCTCCAATTCGTCAAGCTGTGCATTAAGTTTATCAAACTCGGCTTGCTGTTCAGGCGTTAACAAAACTTCGCCTGTATCCGGTGCCGTAAATGCATTCATTTGCAACTCCTGTAATTGCTGATAAACCCTGTCAATTTCAGCTTTCGTCTTTTTTGCACTTGCTGTGGCTTCGTCAAAATCGGACTGTATTTTTAAAATACTTTTATTTTCAATGTTCACTTCACCGCTTTCGAGTTGAGAAAGACGTTTTTTTAATTCGTCTACCTTTTTCGCTTGTTTTTCTACCTCTGCCGTAGCCTTGCGGAAGTTATTCGTTAACTGAGCGACTTTGGTATCTCCTTTTGAAAGAGCCTTTTGCAGAGTAATTCCGAGATTTTTAAATCCCTTCCCAGCTTTGTCAGCGGCCTTTCTAATATCGTTCTCGCTATATTTAATGCCATCCGTATCAACTTCTGTTGCAAGCGTTATTTTACCATCATGCGCCATCAAAATTCCCCCTTTGCTTTTTATTTTGTACATAAAAAAACCACGTCCGAAAACGTGGTTGATTTATTTTGTTTTTAGCTTGCTATTTGCTGTTCGATTATCGGCAATATGCCATGCTCTTTCAATAAAATTCATAGATATTTCAATCCACGCCCCTATAATAGGAGCGACTTGGGAATAAGAGTGTCTTATAAAATAATGCTTCTAATAATACATGCTATAAGTTCCCAAAAACCGATTCCGAACAACATCCCGCTTAAAAGACGCCTGTTATTTGTTGACATAACCCCAAATTGGTATTGCAACCCTGCATCAATTAACATGAACAGGAGAAATGCAGCTGAAAGCTTCCATGAAAAGAATACCT
This region of Congzhengia minquanensis genomic DNA includes:
- a CDS encoding DUF2085 domain-containing protein, encoding MDSTKLWIKLMDIARKYWGCHQFPERSFFFRGYQFPVCARCTGIMIGYIVSIILLLCKVFFSWKLSAAFLLFMLIDAGLQYQFGVMSTNNRRLLSGMLFGIGFWELIACIIRSIIL